The DNA sequence GTTGGGACGTTCTTCAAGGGTAAATTCTATAATTTGCGAATGCTCGCGCCAGTGACCAAGATTAGCGCGTAAATAACGTAATCCTAGTGAGGTATGTGAATAACGAGCGTTTATAGTTGCAAGTACGATATCTGCCATAAGCACTAGTCAACTATCTGCTAACTGGCTTATCTGACAAGTATGATAAAAAGGAAAATTTAAGATGCCTGATAAAAAACTTCCATTAGAATGGCATGAAATATTTTCACGCTTAATTGCTTTGTACGGCCTAGCAGCGGTCAAAAATTTTGCTCAAGCACGTGTGATAGTATTTGGTGTTGGAGGTGTTGGTAGTTTTGCTGCCGAGGCATTAGTACGTTCAGCGATTGGCAATATACTGCTTGTAGACTTTGATACAATTGTAAACAGCAATATCAATCGACAACTTCAAGCATTTGTAAGCAAAGTAGGACAGCCTAAAGCAACAATTATGCGTGAGCGACTATATAAAATTAATCCGTATGCGCGTATTGATGCATCAATTAAAAAATATGATTCAAAACAAGCTGACATTCTTTTAAAACCGCCTTGGCCTGGCGCGGCATTTGATTATGTCGTTGATTGCATTGATGATCTTGGTGCTAAGGCTCATTTACTTGCGACCTGTCGTACACTTCAATTGCCCGTTGTGTCATCAATGGGGGCAGGAGGTAAAACCGACCCAACTCGCATTCGTATCAAAGATTTAGCAGCAACTGATATTTGTCCATTAGCACAACAATTACGTAAACGCTTACGACAAAAGCATGGATTTCCACGTAAAGGCAAAATGGGAGTTATGGCGGTTTTTTCTGAAGAGACACCGCAAAAAATTGATACCTCAGAATCAGAAAGATTGTTTGTAAATTCTGAA is a window from the Deltaproteobacteria bacterium genome containing:
- a CDS encoding tRNA threonylcarbamoyladenosine dehydratase — its product is MPDKKLPLEWHEIFSRLIALYGLAAVKNFAQARVIVFGVGGVGSFAAEALVRSAIGNILLVDFDTIVNSNINRQLQAFVSKVGQPKATIMRERLYKINPYARIDASIKKYDSKQADILLKPPWPGAAFDYVVDCIDDLGAKAHLLATCRTLQLPVVSSMGAGGKTDPTRIRIKDLAATDICPLAQQLRKRLRQKHGFPRKGKMGVMAVFSEETPQKIDTSESERLFVNSEAIANLPRIHGTLVAVTGSFGLACASQVINSLRSHLQKS